The Salmo salar chromosome ssa06, Ssal_v3.1, whole genome shotgun sequence genome window below encodes:
- the LOC106606883 gene encoding glycine-rich cell wall structural protein 1.8 isoform X2 codes for MLVKAFLQTSLVLWLAQHTLQGGVKPQSAGMGKMLPRGAGALGIQGGYGAKPAKTGGAGGGHYPGGAQQLGGGGYRGPGGAGGRGGYGNGGQGGYGAGLGAGNGQGMGTGAGLGSQGGKPRGGGGYGGNGYGTQPGYGAGAVARGYPRPGAGAGYPNGQGSKGPKPGYGAGAGVPNGQGAKPNGYAAGSGGVPTGQGAKPSKQGYGAGAGVPNGQGAKPNGYGPGAGAPKGQGAKGNGYGPGAGVPSDQGAKGNGYGPGAGASNSAKSNGYGPGAGVPSGQGAKGNGYGPGAGIPNGQGAKPNGYGPGVPKNQGAKANGYGPGVGAPNGGKRNGYGPGAGVPKGQGTKPNGYGPGAGVPNGGKINGYGPGAGVPSDQGAKGNGYGPGAGAPNGAKSNGYGPGAGVPSGQGAKGNGAEVPNGGAKSNGYGPGVGALNGGKSYGYGPGVGEPNGQGAKATKTGYGAGAGSYPGAGNNGYGAGLGQGGYPQNGAGASLGQGGYPQGGAGGYPQGGAGGYPQGGAGGYPQGGAGGYPQGGAGGYPQGGAGGYPQGGAGGYPQGGAGVYPQGGAGGYPQGGAGGYPQGGAGGYPQGGAGGYPQGGAGKPGKAGGANLGQGGYPQGGAGGYPQGGAGKSAGYGDQMGGAYPGAGAGNGYGNGGGPAGGANAVPAGYGNGYGAGTGGNGYGAGIGYPTVLADGAAGLGGKAGKGAGGLGAGGYPQGQEKYGGGVSQLPYNGAPVNTAGLDGDGSFPYGAQQLGLGGGDGGKSSGKYGNGGLPQGAQQGAQPYGPATGGGKPPCKNGNGGGYGAQPAGYGQGQLGAGAGGKESKYGGGGLNGFFGNGGYKG; via the exons ATGCTGGTAAAAGCGTTCCTTCAGACCTCGCTGGTCCTATGGCTGGCACAGCACACCCTACAAGGAG GAGTGAAACCTCAAAGTGCCGGTATGGGGAAAATGCTACCCAGGG GGGCTGGTGCTCTTGGGATACAGGGAGGCTACGGAGCCAAGCCCGCCAAAACCGGAGGAGCTGGGG GTGGTCATTATCCAGGGGGGGCTCAGCAGCTTGGAGGAG GGGGATACAGAGGCCCAGGAGGGGCCGGGGGTAGGGGGGGATATGGTAACGGAGGCCAGGGAGGCTATG GTGCTGGTCTGGGAGCAGGAAATGGCCAAGGAATGGGGACGGGAGCCGGACTGGGCTCACAGGGTGGGAAACCACGTGGAGGTGGAG GATACGGTGGTAATGGCTATGGCACACAGCCAG GTTATGGGGCTGGAGCTGTAGCCAGAGGCTATCCACGACCAG GTGCTGGAGCTGGGTATCCCAATGGACAGGGATCTAAGGGACCAAAACCGG GATATGGTGCAGGAGCTGGAGTGCCCAATGGACAGGGTGCTAAACCCAATG GGTATGCTGCAGGATCTGGAGGAGTTCCTACTGGACAGGGTGCTAAACCATCCAAACAGG GATATGGTGCAGGAGCTGGAGTGCCCAATGGACAGGGTGCTAAGCCCAATG GATATGGTCCAGGAGCTGGAGCTCCCAAAGGTCAGGGAGCCAAAGGCAATG GATATGGTCCAGGAGCTGGAGTTCCCAGTGATCAGGGAGCCAAAGGCAATG GATATGGTCCAGGAGCTGGAGCTTCCAATAGTGCTAAAAGCAATG GATATGGTCCAGGAGCTGGAGTTCCCAGTGGTCAGGGAGCCAAAGGCAATG GATATGGTCCAGGAGCTGGCATTCCCAATGGTCAGGGTGCTAAACCCAATG GATATGGTCCAGGAGTTCCAAAAAATCAGGGAGCCAAAGCCAATG GATATGGCCCAGGAGTTGGAGCACCCAACGGTGGTAAAAGAAATG GATATGGTCCAGGAGCTGGAGTTCCCAAAGGTCAGGGTACTAAACCCAATG GATATGGTCCAGGAGCTGGAGTTCCCAATGGTGGTAAAATCAATG GATATGGTCCAGGAGCTGGAGTTCCCAGTGATCAGGGAGCCAAAGGCAATG GATATGGTCCAGGAGCTGGAGCTCCCAATGGTGCTAAAAGCAATG GATATGGTCCAGGAGCTGGAGTTCCCAGTGGTCAGGGAGCCAAAGGCAATG GAGCTGAAGTTCCCAATGGTGGGGCTAAAAGCAATG GATATGGTCCAGGAGTTGGAGCCCTCAACGGTGGTAAAAGCTATG GATATGGTCCAGGAGTGGGAGAGCCCAATGGACAGGGTGCTAAAGCAACCAAAACTG GCTACGGTGCTGGAGCTGGCAGCTATCCTGGGGCAGGAAACAACGGCTATGGAGCAG GTCTTGGTCAAGGAGGATACCCCCAGAATGGAGCAG GTGCCAGTCTGGGACAGGGAGGATACCCTCAGGGAGGAGCTGGAGGATATCCCCAGGGTGGAGCTGGAGGATATCCCCAGGGTGGAGCTGGAGGATATCCCCAGGGTGGAGCAGGTGGATACCCACAGGGTGGAGCCGGTGGATACCCCCAGGGTGGAGCAGGTGGATACCCCCAGGGTGGAGCAGGAGGATACCCCCAGGGTGGAGCAGGAGTATACCCCCAGGGTGGAGCAGGAGGATACCCCCAGGGTGGAGCAGGAGGATACCCCCAGGGTGGAGCAGGAGGATACCCCCAGGGTGGAGCAGGAGGATACCCCCAGGGTGGAGCAGGGAAACCAGGCAAAGCTGGTG gTGCTAATCTGGGACAGGGAGGATATCCCCAGGGTGGAGCCGGAGGATACCCCCAGGGTGGAGCAGGAAAATCAGCGG GTTATGGTGATCAAATGGGAGGAGCATACCCCGGGGCTGGAGCGGGCAACGGCTATGGGAATG GTGGAGGCCCAGCTGGGGGGGCCAATGCAGTGCCTGCAG GCTATGGCAATGGCTacggtgctggtactggaggcaATGGTTATGGAGCCG GGATTGGGTACCCAACAGTGTTAGCGGATGGTGCTGCTGGGCTGGGAGGCAAGGCAGGGAAGGGAGCAGGAG GTCTTGGCGCAGGAGGATATCCACAGGGACAGGAGAAATATG GGGGTGGAGTCAGTCAGCTTCCTTACAATGGCGCCCCAGTCAATACTGCTGGACTGGATG GTGATGGAAGCTTCCCTTATGGTGCTCAGCAACTGGGCcttggtggtggtgatggaggcaaaTCCTCTGGCAAATATG GCAACGGTGGATTGCCACAGGGTGCACAACAGGGTGCACAGCCTTATGGACCTGCGACTGGTGGTGGGAAACCACCTTGCAAAAACG GAAACGGAGGGGGCTATGGAGCACAGCCAGCAG GCTATGGTCAAGGACAGCTGGGTGCAG GAGCAGGAGGGAAGGAAAGcaaatatggtggtggtggactgAATGGATTCTTTGGAAATGGAGGATACAAAG gTTAA
- the LOC106606883 gene encoding glycine-rich cell wall structural protein 1.8 isoform X5, with amino-acid sequence MLVKAFLQTSLVLWLAQHTLQGGVKPQSAGMGKMLPRGAGALGIQGGYGAKPAKTGGAGGGHYPGGAQQLGGGGYRGPGGAGGRGGYGNGGQGGYGAGLGAGNGQGMGTGAGLGSQGGKPRGGGGYGGNGYGTQPGYGAGAVARGYPRPGAGAGYPNGQGSKGPKPGYGAGAGVPNGQGAKPNGYAAGSGGVPTGQGAKPSKQGYGAGAGVPNGQGAKPNGYGPGAGAPKGQGAKGNGYGPGAGVPSDQGAKGNGYGPGAGASNSAKSNGYGPGAGVPSGQGAKGNGYGPGAGIPNGQGAKPNGYGPGVPKNQGAKANGYGPGVGAPNGGKRNGYGPGAGVPKGQGTKPNGYGPGAGVPNGGKINGYGPGAGVPSDQGAKGNGYGPGAGAPNGAKSNGYGPGAGVPSGQGAKGNGAEVPNGGAKSNGYGPGVGALNGGKSYGYGPGVGEPNGQGAKATKTGYGAGAGSYPGAGNNGYGAGLGQGGYPQNGAGASLGQGGYPQGGAGGYPQGGAGGYPQGGAGGYPQGGAGGYPQGGAGGYPQGGAGGYPQGGAGGYPQGGAGVYPQGGAGGYPQGGAGGYPQGGAGGYPQGGAGGYPQGGAGKPGKAGGANLGQGGYPQGGAGGYPQGGAGKSAGYGDQMGGAYPGAGAGNGYGNGGGPAGGANAVPAGYGNGYGAGTGGNGYGAGIGYPTVLADGAAGLGGKAGKGAGGLGAGGYPQGQEKYGGGVSQLPYNGAPVNTAGLDGDGSFPYGAQQLGLGGGDGGKSSGKYGNGGLPQGAQQGAQPYGPATGGGKPPCKNGNGGGYGAQPAGAGGKESKYGGGGLNGFFGNGGYKG; translated from the exons ATGCTGGTAAAAGCGTTCCTTCAGACCTCGCTGGTCCTATGGCTGGCACAGCACACCCTACAAGGAG GAGTGAAACCTCAAAGTGCCGGTATGGGGAAAATGCTACCCAGGG GGGCTGGTGCTCTTGGGATACAGGGAGGCTACGGAGCCAAGCCCGCCAAAACCGGAGGAGCTGGGG GTGGTCATTATCCAGGGGGGGCTCAGCAGCTTGGAGGAG GGGGATACAGAGGCCCAGGAGGGGCCGGGGGTAGGGGGGGATATGGTAACGGAGGCCAGGGAGGCTATG GTGCTGGTCTGGGAGCAGGAAATGGCCAAGGAATGGGGACGGGAGCCGGACTGGGCTCACAGGGTGGGAAACCACGTGGAGGTGGAG GATACGGTGGTAATGGCTATGGCACACAGCCAG GTTATGGGGCTGGAGCTGTAGCCAGAGGCTATCCACGACCAG GTGCTGGAGCTGGGTATCCCAATGGACAGGGATCTAAGGGACCAAAACCGG GATATGGTGCAGGAGCTGGAGTGCCCAATGGACAGGGTGCTAAACCCAATG GGTATGCTGCAGGATCTGGAGGAGTTCCTACTGGACAGGGTGCTAAACCATCCAAACAGG GATATGGTGCAGGAGCTGGAGTGCCCAATGGACAGGGTGCTAAGCCCAATG GATATGGTCCAGGAGCTGGAGCTCCCAAAGGTCAGGGAGCCAAAGGCAATG GATATGGTCCAGGAGCTGGAGTTCCCAGTGATCAGGGAGCCAAAGGCAATG GATATGGTCCAGGAGCTGGAGCTTCCAATAGTGCTAAAAGCAATG GATATGGTCCAGGAGCTGGAGTTCCCAGTGGTCAGGGAGCCAAAGGCAATG GATATGGTCCAGGAGCTGGCATTCCCAATGGTCAGGGTGCTAAACCCAATG GATATGGTCCAGGAGTTCCAAAAAATCAGGGAGCCAAAGCCAATG GATATGGCCCAGGAGTTGGAGCACCCAACGGTGGTAAAAGAAATG GATATGGTCCAGGAGCTGGAGTTCCCAAAGGTCAGGGTACTAAACCCAATG GATATGGTCCAGGAGCTGGAGTTCCCAATGGTGGTAAAATCAATG GATATGGTCCAGGAGCTGGAGTTCCCAGTGATCAGGGAGCCAAAGGCAATG GATATGGTCCAGGAGCTGGAGCTCCCAATGGTGCTAAAAGCAATG GATATGGTCCAGGAGCTGGAGTTCCCAGTGGTCAGGGAGCCAAAGGCAATG GAGCTGAAGTTCCCAATGGTGGGGCTAAAAGCAATG GATATGGTCCAGGAGTTGGAGCCCTCAACGGTGGTAAAAGCTATG GATATGGTCCAGGAGTGGGAGAGCCCAATGGACAGGGTGCTAAAGCAACCAAAACTG GCTACGGTGCTGGAGCTGGCAGCTATCCTGGGGCAGGAAACAACGGCTATGGAGCAG GTCTTGGTCAAGGAGGATACCCCCAGAATGGAGCAG GTGCCAGTCTGGGACAGGGAGGATACCCTCAGGGAGGAGCTGGAGGATATCCCCAGGGTGGAGCTGGAGGATATCCCCAGGGTGGAGCTGGAGGATATCCCCAGGGTGGAGCAGGTGGATACCCACAGGGTGGAGCCGGTGGATACCCCCAGGGTGGAGCAGGTGGATACCCCCAGGGTGGAGCAGGAGGATACCCCCAGGGTGGAGCAGGAGTATACCCCCAGGGTGGAGCAGGAGGATACCCCCAGGGTGGAGCAGGAGGATACCCCCAGGGTGGAGCAGGAGGATACCCCCAGGGTGGAGCAGGAGGATACCCCCAGGGTGGAGCAGGGAAACCAGGCAAAGCTGGTG gTGCTAATCTGGGACAGGGAGGATATCCCCAGGGTGGAGCCGGAGGATACCCCCAGGGTGGAGCAGGAAAATCAGCGG GTTATGGTGATCAAATGGGAGGAGCATACCCCGGGGCTGGAGCGGGCAACGGCTATGGGAATG GTGGAGGCCCAGCTGGGGGGGCCAATGCAGTGCCTGCAG GCTATGGCAATGGCTacggtgctggtactggaggcaATGGTTATGGAGCCG GGATTGGGTACCCAACAGTGTTAGCGGATGGTGCTGCTGGGCTGGGAGGCAAGGCAGGGAAGGGAGCAGGAG GTCTTGGCGCAGGAGGATATCCACAGGGACAGGAGAAATATG GGGGTGGAGTCAGTCAGCTTCCTTACAATGGCGCCCCAGTCAATACTGCTGGACTGGATG GTGATGGAAGCTTCCCTTATGGTGCTCAGCAACTGGGCcttggtggtggtgatggaggcaaaTCCTCTGGCAAATATG GCAACGGTGGATTGCCACAGGGTGCACAACAGGGTGCACAGCCTTATGGACCTGCGACTGGTGGTGGGAAACCACCTTGCAAAAACG GAAACGGAGGGGGCTATGGAGCACAGCCAGCAG GAGCAGGAGGGAAGGAAAGcaaatatggtggtggtggactgAATGGATTCTTTGGAAATGGAGGATACAAAG gTTAA
- the LOC106606883 gene encoding glycine-rich cell wall structural protein 1.8 isoform X7, protein MLVKAFLQTSLVLWLAQHTLQGGVKPQSAGMGKMLPRGAGALGIQGGYGAKPAKTGGAGGGHYPGGAQQLGGGGYRGPGGAGGRGGYGNGGQGGYGAGLGAGNGQGMGTGAGLGSQGGKPRGGGGYGGNGYGTQPGYGAGAVARGYPRPGAGAGYPNGQGSKGPKPGYGAGAGVPNGQGAKPNGYAAGSGGVPTGQGAKPSKQGYGAGAGVPNGQGAKPNGYGPGAGAPKGQGAKGNGYGPGAGVPSDQGAKGNGYGPGAGASNSAKSNGYGPGAGVPSGQGAKGNGYGPGAGIPNGQGAKPNGYGPGVPKNQGAKANGYGPGVGAPNGGKRNGYGPGAGVPKGQGTKPNGYGPGAGVPNGGKINGYGPGAGVPSDQGAKGNGYGPGAGAPNGAKSNGYGPGAGVPSGQGAKGNGAEVPNGGAKSNGYGPGVGALNGGKSYGYGPGVGEPNGQGAKATKTGYGAGAGSYPGAGNNGYGAGASLGQGGYPQGGAGGYPQGGAGGYPQGGAGGYPQGGAGGYPQGGAGGYPQGGAGGYPQGGAGGYPQGGAGVYPQGGAGGYPQGGAGGYPQGGAGGYPQGGAGGYPQGGAGKPGKAGGANLGQGGYPQGGAGGYPQGGAGKSAGYGDQMGGAYPGAGAGNGYGNGGGPAGGANAVPAGYGNGYGAGTGGNGYGAGIGYPTVLADGAAGLGGKAGKGAGGLGAGGYPQGQEKYGGGVSQLPYNGAPVNTAGLDAGDGSFPYGAQQLGLGGGDGGKSSGKYGNGGLPQGAQQGAQPYGPATGGGKPPCKNGNGGGYGAQPAGYGQGQLGAGAGGKESKYGGGGLNGFFGNGGYKG, encoded by the exons ATGCTGGTAAAAGCGTTCCTTCAGACCTCGCTGGTCCTATGGCTGGCACAGCACACCCTACAAGGAG GAGTGAAACCTCAAAGTGCCGGTATGGGGAAAATGCTACCCAGGG GGGCTGGTGCTCTTGGGATACAGGGAGGCTACGGAGCCAAGCCCGCCAAAACCGGAGGAGCTGGGG GTGGTCATTATCCAGGGGGGGCTCAGCAGCTTGGAGGAG GGGGATACAGAGGCCCAGGAGGGGCCGGGGGTAGGGGGGGATATGGTAACGGAGGCCAGGGAGGCTATG GTGCTGGTCTGGGAGCAGGAAATGGCCAAGGAATGGGGACGGGAGCCGGACTGGGCTCACAGGGTGGGAAACCACGTGGAGGTGGAG GATACGGTGGTAATGGCTATGGCACACAGCCAG GTTATGGGGCTGGAGCTGTAGCCAGAGGCTATCCACGACCAG GTGCTGGAGCTGGGTATCCCAATGGACAGGGATCTAAGGGACCAAAACCGG GATATGGTGCAGGAGCTGGAGTGCCCAATGGACAGGGTGCTAAACCCAATG GGTATGCTGCAGGATCTGGAGGAGTTCCTACTGGACAGGGTGCTAAACCATCCAAACAGG GATATGGTGCAGGAGCTGGAGTGCCCAATGGACAGGGTGCTAAGCCCAATG GATATGGTCCAGGAGCTGGAGCTCCCAAAGGTCAGGGAGCCAAAGGCAATG GATATGGTCCAGGAGCTGGAGTTCCCAGTGATCAGGGAGCCAAAGGCAATG GATATGGTCCAGGAGCTGGAGCTTCCAATAGTGCTAAAAGCAATG GATATGGTCCAGGAGCTGGAGTTCCCAGTGGTCAGGGAGCCAAAGGCAATG GATATGGTCCAGGAGCTGGCATTCCCAATGGTCAGGGTGCTAAACCCAATG GATATGGTCCAGGAGTTCCAAAAAATCAGGGAGCCAAAGCCAATG GATATGGCCCAGGAGTTGGAGCACCCAACGGTGGTAAAAGAAATG GATATGGTCCAGGAGCTGGAGTTCCCAAAGGTCAGGGTACTAAACCCAATG GATATGGTCCAGGAGCTGGAGTTCCCAATGGTGGTAAAATCAATG GATATGGTCCAGGAGCTGGAGTTCCCAGTGATCAGGGAGCCAAAGGCAATG GATATGGTCCAGGAGCTGGAGCTCCCAATGGTGCTAAAAGCAATG GATATGGTCCAGGAGCTGGAGTTCCCAGTGGTCAGGGAGCCAAAGGCAATG GAGCTGAAGTTCCCAATGGTGGGGCTAAAAGCAATG GATATGGTCCAGGAGTTGGAGCCCTCAACGGTGGTAAAAGCTATG GATATGGTCCAGGAGTGGGAGAGCCCAATGGACAGGGTGCTAAAGCAACCAAAACTG GCTACGGTGCTGGAGCTGGCAGCTATCCTGGGGCAGGAAACAACGGCTATGGAGCAG GTGCCAGTCTGGGACAGGGAGGATACCCTCAGGGAGGAGCTGGAGGATATCCCCAGGGTGGAGCTGGAGGATATCCCCAGGGTGGAGCTGGAGGATATCCCCAGGGTGGAGCAGGTGGATACCCACAGGGTGGAGCCGGTGGATACCCCCAGGGTGGAGCAGGTGGATACCCCCAGGGTGGAGCAGGAGGATACCCCCAGGGTGGAGCAGGAGTATACCCCCAGGGTGGAGCAGGAGGATACCCCCAGGGTGGAGCAGGAGGATACCCCCAGGGTGGAGCAGGAGGATACCCCCAGGGTGGAGCAGGAGGATACCCCCAGGGTGGAGCAGGGAAACCAGGCAAAGCTGGTG gTGCTAATCTGGGACAGGGAGGATATCCCCAGGGTGGAGCCGGAGGATACCCCCAGGGTGGAGCAGGAAAATCAGCGG GTTATGGTGATCAAATGGGAGGAGCATACCCCGGGGCTGGAGCGGGCAACGGCTATGGGAATG GTGGAGGCCCAGCTGGGGGGGCCAATGCAGTGCCTGCAG GCTATGGCAATGGCTacggtgctggtactggaggcaATGGTTATGGAGCCG GGATTGGGTACCCAACAGTGTTAGCGGATGGTGCTGCTGGGCTGGGAGGCAAGGCAGGGAAGGGAGCAGGAG GTCTTGGCGCAGGAGGATATCCACAGGGACAGGAGAAATATG GGGGTGGAGTCAGTCAGCTTCCTTACAATGGCGCCCCAGTCAATACTGCTGGACTGGATG CAGGTGATGGAAGCTTCCCTTATGGTGCTCAGCAACTGGGCcttggtggtggtgatggaggcaaaTCCTCTGGCAAATATG GCAACGGTGGATTGCCACAGGGTGCACAACAGGGTGCACAGCCTTATGGACCTGCGACTGGTGGTGGGAAACCACCTTGCAAAAACG GAAACGGAGGGGGCTATGGAGCACAGCCAGCAG GCTATGGTCAAGGACAGCTGGGTGCAG GAGCAGGAGGGAAGGAAAGcaaatatggtggtggtggactgAATGGATTCTTTGGAAATGGAGGATACAAAG gTTAA
- the LOC106606883 gene encoding glycine-rich cell wall structural protein 1.8 isoform X23 has translation MLVKAFLQTSLVLWLAQHTLQGGVKPQSAGMGKMLPRGAGALGIQGGYGAKPAKTGGAGGGHYPGGAQQLGGGGYRGPGGAGGRGGYGNGGQGGYGAGLGAGNGQGMGTGAGLGSQGGKPRGGGGYGGNGYGTQPGYGAGAVARGYPRPGAGAGYPNGQGSKGPKPGYGAGAGVPNGQGAKPNGYAAGSGGVPTGQGAKPSKQGYGAGAGVPNGQGAKPNGYGPGAGAPKGQGAKGNGYGPGAGVPSDQGAKGNGYGPGAGASNSAKSNGYGPGAGVPSGQGAKGNGYGPGAGIPNGQGAKPNGYGPGVPKNQGAKANGYGPGVGAPNGGKRNGYGPGAGVPKGQGTKPNGYGPGAGVPNGGKINGYGPGAGVPSDQGAKGNGYGPGAGAPNGAKSNGYGPGAGVPSGQGAKGNGYGAGAGSYPGAGNNGYGAGLGQGGYPQNGAGASLGQGGYPQGGAGGYPQGGAGGYPQGGAGGYPQGGAGGYPQGGAGGYPQGGAGGYPQGGAGGYPQGGAGVYPQGGAGGYPQGGAGGYPQGGAGGYPQGGAGGYPQGGAGKPGKAGGANLGQGGYPQGGAGGYPQGGAGKSAGYGDQMGGAYPGAGAGNGYGNGGGPAGGANAVPAGYGNGYGAGTGGNGYGAGIGYPTVLADGAAGLGGKAGKGAGGLGAGGYPQGQEKYGGGVSQLPYNGAPVNTAGLDAGDGSFPYGAQQLGLGGGDGGKSSGKYGNGGLPQGAQQGAQPYGPATGGGKPPCKNGNGGGYGAQPAGYGQGQLGAGAGGKESKYGGGGLNGFFGNGGYKG, from the exons ATGCTGGTAAAAGCGTTCCTTCAGACCTCGCTGGTCCTATGGCTGGCACAGCACACCCTACAAGGAG GAGTGAAACCTCAAAGTGCCGGTATGGGGAAAATGCTACCCAGGG GGGCTGGTGCTCTTGGGATACAGGGAGGCTACGGAGCCAAGCCCGCCAAAACCGGAGGAGCTGGGG GTGGTCATTATCCAGGGGGGGCTCAGCAGCTTGGAGGAG GGGGATACAGAGGCCCAGGAGGGGCCGGGGGTAGGGGGGGATATGGTAACGGAGGCCAGGGAGGCTATG GTGCTGGTCTGGGAGCAGGAAATGGCCAAGGAATGGGGACGGGAGCCGGACTGGGCTCACAGGGTGGGAAACCACGTGGAGGTGGAG GATACGGTGGTAATGGCTATGGCACACAGCCAG GTTATGGGGCTGGAGCTGTAGCCAGAGGCTATCCACGACCAG GTGCTGGAGCTGGGTATCCCAATGGACAGGGATCTAAGGGACCAAAACCGG GATATGGTGCAGGAGCTGGAGTGCCCAATGGACAGGGTGCTAAACCCAATG GGTATGCTGCAGGATCTGGAGGAGTTCCTACTGGACAGGGTGCTAAACCATCCAAACAGG GATATGGTGCAGGAGCTGGAGTGCCCAATGGACAGGGTGCTAAGCCCAATG GATATGGTCCAGGAGCTGGAGCTCCCAAAGGTCAGGGAGCCAAAGGCAATG GATATGGTCCAGGAGCTGGAGTTCCCAGTGATCAGGGAGCCAAAGGCAATG GATATGGTCCAGGAGCTGGAGCTTCCAATAGTGCTAAAAGCAATG GATATGGTCCAGGAGCTGGAGTTCCCAGTGGTCAGGGAGCCAAAGGCAATG GATATGGTCCAGGAGCTGGCATTCCCAATGGTCAGGGTGCTAAACCCAATG GATATGGTCCAGGAGTTCCAAAAAATCAGGGAGCCAAAGCCAATG GATATGGCCCAGGAGTTGGAGCACCCAACGGTGGTAAAAGAAATG GATATGGTCCAGGAGCTGGAGTTCCCAAAGGTCAGGGTACTAAACCCAATG GATATGGTCCAGGAGCTGGAGTTCCCAATGGTGGTAAAATCAATG GATATGGTCCAGGAGCTGGAGTTCCCAGTGATCAGGGAGCCAAAGGCAATG GATATGGTCCAGGAGCTGGAGCTCCCAATGGTGCTAAAAGCAATG GATATGGTCCAGGAGCTGGAGTTCCCAGTGGTCAGGGAGCCAAAGGCAATG GCTACGGTGCTGGAGCTGGCAGCTATCCTGGGGCAGGAAACAACGGCTATGGAGCAG GTCTTGGTCAAGGAGGATACCCCCAGAATGGAGCAG GTGCCAGTCTGGGACAGGGAGGATACCCTCAGGGAGGAGCTGGAGGATATCCCCAGGGTGGAGCTGGAGGATATCCCCAGGGTGGAGCTGGAGGATATCCCCAGGGTGGAGCAGGTGGATACCCACAGGGTGGAGCCGGTGGATACCCCCAGGGTGGAGCAGGTGGATACCCCCAGGGTGGAGCAGGAGGATACCCCCAGGGTGGAGCAGGAGTATACCCCCAGGGTGGAGCAGGAGGATACCCCCAGGGTGGAGCAGGAGGATACCCCCAGGGTGGAGCAGGAGGATACCCCCAGGGTGGAGCAGGAGGATACCCCCAGGGTGGAGCAGGGAAACCAGGCAAAGCTGGTG gTGCTAATCTGGGACAGGGAGGATATCCCCAGGGTGGAGCCGGAGGATACCCCCAGGGTGGAGCAGGAAAATCAGCGG GTTATGGTGATCAAATGGGAGGAGCATACCCCGGGGCTGGAGCGGGCAACGGCTATGGGAATG GTGGAGGCCCAGCTGGGGGGGCCAATGCAGTGCCTGCAG GCTATGGCAATGGCTacggtgctggtactggaggcaATGGTTATGGAGCCG GGATTGGGTACCCAACAGTGTTAGCGGATGGTGCTGCTGGGCTGGGAGGCAAGGCAGGGAAGGGAGCAGGAG GTCTTGGCGCAGGAGGATATCCACAGGGACAGGAGAAATATG GGGGTGGAGTCAGTCAGCTTCCTTACAATGGCGCCCCAGTCAATACTGCTGGACTGGATG CAGGTGATGGAAGCTTCCCTTATGGTGCTCAGCAACTGGGCcttggtggtggtgatggaggcaaaTCCTCTGGCAAATATG GCAACGGTGGATTGCCACAGGGTGCACAACAGGGTGCACAGCCTTATGGACCTGCGACTGGTGGTGGGAAACCACCTTGCAAAAACG GAAACGGAGGGGGCTATGGAGCACAGCCAGCAG GCTATGGTCAAGGACAGCTGGGTGCAG GAGCAGGAGGGAAGGAAAGcaaatatggtggtggtggactgAATGGATTCTTTGGAAATGGAGGATACAAAG gTTAA